In a single window of the Phycisphaerales bacterium genome:
- a CDS encoding lipid-binding SYLF domain-containing protein produces MAGVTTRMLVLIALAVGIWSASACSTAPKTVEGRTSIRAEADLTLSRARRNDPSLGELLDQSAGYAVFPTVGKGAIGVGGAYGQGVLYEDGVQVGYCDLSQGSIGFQLGGQSYSEVIVFESSEAVETFKRGNFRFDAQATAVGVTSGSGANAEFAHGVAVFTFGESGLMYEASIGGQNFSYEPL; encoded by the coding sequence ATGGCTGGCGTGACGACCCGGATGCTGGTGCTGATTGCTTTGGCCGTGGGAATCTGGTCGGCTTCCGCCTGTTCGACCGCTCCCAAGACGGTCGAAGGGCGCACCAGTATCCGTGCAGAGGCGGATCTGACCCTTTCACGCGCGCGGCGCAATGATCCGTCGCTTGGAGAACTGCTCGATCAGAGCGCCGGCTACGCGGTGTTCCCGACGGTCGGCAAGGGCGCCATCGGCGTCGGCGGGGCCTACGGGCAGGGGGTGCTGTACGAGGACGGCGTACAGGTCGGGTACTGCGATCTCAGCCAGGGTTCGATCGGCTTCCAGCTCGGAGGTCAGTCGTACTCCGAAGTGATCGTCTTCGAATCGAGCGAAGCGGTTGAGACGTTCAAGCGAGGCAACTTCCGCTTCGACGCCCAGGCGACCGCAGTCGGTGTGACCTCGGGTTCCGGCGCGAACGCAGAGTTTGCGCACGGCGTCGCGGTGTTCACCTTCGGCGAGTCGGGACTCATGTACGAGGCGTCGATCGGCGGACAGAACTTCAGCTACGAGCCGCTCTAG
- a CDS encoding DUF190 domain-containing protein, with the protein MTASLRHGVFANPEPAQRLTVYIGESDRWRGKPLYEAIVLKARELHLAGATVLRGPMGFGAHSRIHTAKILRLSEDLPIVIEIVDTAAKIAELRPDLNEMVGGGLVTLEDVKVLIYSPPTVSGTG; encoded by the coding sequence ATGACTGCGTCGCTCAGGCACGGGGTATTCGCGAACCCCGAACCGGCTCAACGCCTCACGGTCTATATCGGCGAGAGCGACCGGTGGCGCGGCAAGCCGCTGTACGAAGCCATCGTGCTTAAAGCGCGCGAGCTGCACCTGGCTGGCGCCACGGTGCTGCGCGGGCCGATGGGCTTCGGCGCCCACAGCCGCATCCACACCGCCAAGATCCTCCGCCTCTCCGAAGACCTGCCGATCGTCATCGAGATCGTGGACACCGCCGCGAAGATCGCGGAATTGCGCCCGGACCTCAACGAGATGGTCGGCGGCGGCCTGGTAACGCTTGAGGATGTGAAGGTGCTGATCTATAGCCCGCCGACGGTCAGCGGCACGGGCTGA
- a CDS encoding glucose-6-phosphate isomerase: MTQQLHINYANCFADRIGAGHGILAGDLKAAASRMADLTDRLAEMDKAGETRWRGLCHDPLRKEHLAAVNHVVAQTNAHFEANSKGKRCKHLIALGIGGSALGNIALQAALKEHVHNLTPCSHRTGPRLYVLDNVDPYFVGDLMRHLEIKDPGLTHTAVNVISKSGETAETAAQFMIFRDWLKSHLGEAYRRHIVAITDPSRGTMRSIVDDEGYATLPVPDGVGGRFSVLSPVGLFSAAMCGIDVDALLAGAAAMDLRCRLREIESNPAAALAWLLMEFARRGKGNHVLMPYCNALYCLADWYRQLWAESLGKRVDLQGREVFAGATPIKALGTTDQHSQVQLYREGPNDKVIGFVEVQQWERDVTIPRSLNVDAIAYLQGHTLGELIAAEKRATEYALVESERPNFTITMPRLSAHHVGEFIQLWEVITAYAGLLLNINAYDQPAVETGKVATFGLMGRQGYEQWKEKVESKLR; encoded by the coding sequence ATGACCCAGCAACTTCACATCAACTACGCCAACTGTTTCGCGGATCGCATCGGCGCCGGCCACGGCATCCTGGCAGGCGATCTCAAAGCTGCGGCATCTCGCATGGCGGACTTGACCGATCGCCTGGCCGAGATGGACAAGGCGGGGGAGACGCGCTGGCGCGGCCTGTGCCATGATCCGTTGCGCAAGGAGCATCTCGCCGCGGTGAACCACGTCGTCGCGCAGACGAATGCCCACTTCGAGGCGAATTCGAAGGGCAAACGGTGCAAGCACCTCATCGCGCTGGGCATCGGGGGCTCGGCGCTGGGCAACATCGCGCTGCAGGCGGCGCTCAAGGAGCACGTGCACAACCTCACGCCGTGCTCGCATCGCACCGGGCCGCGGCTGTACGTCCTCGACAACGTCGATCCGTACTTCGTGGGCGACCTGATGCGGCATCTCGAGATCAAGGACCCGGGCCTGACACACACCGCCGTGAACGTGATCTCGAAGTCCGGCGAGACCGCTGAGACGGCGGCGCAGTTCATGATCTTTCGCGACTGGCTCAAGTCGCACCTCGGCGAGGCGTACCGACGGCACATCGTGGCGATCACGGACCCGAGCCGGGGCACGATGCGATCAATCGTCGATGACGAGGGCTACGCAACGCTGCCGGTGCCCGACGGGGTCGGGGGGCGGTTCAGCGTGCTTTCACCCGTGGGGCTGTTCAGTGCGGCGATGTGCGGCATCGACGTTGATGCGCTGCTCGCCGGCGCCGCGGCCATGGACCTGCGCTGTCGCCTGCGCGAGATCGAGAGCAATCCTGCCGCGGCGCTGGCGTGGCTGCTCATGGAGTTCGCCCGGCGCGGCAAGGGCAACCACGTGCTCATGCCGTACTGCAACGCGCTCTACTGCCTCGCCGACTGGTACCGGCAGTTGTGGGCTGAGAGCCTGGGCAAGCGCGTCGATCTGCAGGGCCGGGAAGTCTTCGCGGGGGCCACGCCCATCAAAGCGCTCGGCACGACCGACCAGCACTCGCAGGTGCAGTTGTACCGCGAAGGCCCGAATGACAAAGTCATCGGTTTCGTGGAGGTGCAGCAGTGGGAGCGCGACGTGACGATTCCGCGCAGTCTCAACGTCGATGCGATTGCGTACCTGCAGGGGCACACGCTGGGCGAACTGATCGCGGCCGAGAAGCGCGCGACGGAGTACGCGCTGGTGGAGAGCGAGCGGCCCAACTTCACGATCACCATGCCGCGTCTGAGCGCGCACCACGTGGGCGAGTTCATCCAGTTATGGGAAGTCATTACGGCGTATGCCGGGCTGCTTCTGAACATCAACGCCTACGACCAGCCGGCAGTGGAGACGGGCAAGGTGGCCACGTTCGGCCTGATGGGGCGGCAGGGCTACGAGCAGTGGAAGGAAAAAGTCGAATCGAAACTGCGCTGA
- the crcB gene encoding fluoride efflux transporter CrcB — MAFNAFLVFLASGLGGLLRYALSGVVHAWWGPTFPVGTLTVNVIGCFIMGFLATALTGPILVRDEYKVAILIGLLGGFTTFSSFGGETMALVSRGQWTLAGLNVLLSNVLGLAAVWAGAALSIRLYGTGAS, encoded by the coding sequence ATGGCCTTTAACGCATTTCTGGTGTTTCTGGCATCGGGGCTTGGTGGGCTGTTGCGATACGCCCTCTCCGGCGTTGTGCACGCGTGGTGGGGGCCGACGTTTCCCGTCGGCACCTTGACGGTGAATGTGATTGGCTGCTTCATCATGGGCTTCCTCGCCACGGCGCTGACCGGCCCCATCTTGGTGCGCGACGAATACAAAGTAGCCATCCTCATCGGACTGCTCGGCGGCTTCACGACGTTCTCAAGCTTCGGCGGCGAAACCATGGCGCTGGTCAGCAGGGGCCAGTGGACGCTGGCGGGGCTCAACGTGCTGTTGAGCAACGTGCTGGGCCTCGCGGCTGTCTGGGCCGGCGCAGCGCTCTCCATCAGACTCTACGGAACGGGGGCATCATGA
- a CDS encoding Mrp/NBP35 family ATP-binding protein gives MPLTKDDVIAALRTVNDPDLHKDLVTLNMVKNVAVDGGAVDITVELTTPACPLKDKIRADIEKAVHAKAASKAERISRIDIDFTADVRSPQERVAGKENPLPNVRNIIAVGAGKGGVGKSTVAVNLAVGLARFGARVGLLDGDIYGPSMPTMLGLRANEVKARGNMIQPFQAHGIVAMTIGVLVEPEKPLIWRGPMAHGAFRQLATQTEWGELDYLIIDLPPGTGDVPLTLAQMLALTGAVIVCTPQRVAQDDARRAVRMFQQLGVHILGVVENMSYFVCEHGTEYDIFGRGGAEVMAQEMNLPFLGGIPITTELRANGDSGNPTANFEQVGPLADSLNRIVQNLAAQVSMATMRNVVAQPTLSIS, from the coding sequence ATGCCGCTGACCAAAGACGATGTCATCGCCGCCCTGCGGACCGTCAACGACCCGGACCTGCACAAGGACCTGGTCACGCTCAACATGGTCAAGAACGTAGCCGTGGACGGCGGCGCGGTGGACATCACCGTCGAACTGACCACCCCCGCCTGCCCGCTCAAGGACAAGATCCGCGCCGACATCGAAAAGGCCGTGCACGCCAAGGCGGCGAGCAAGGCCGAGCGCATCAGCCGCATCGACATCGATTTCACCGCCGACGTGCGCAGCCCGCAGGAGCGCGTGGCCGGCAAGGAAAACCCGCTACCCAACGTGCGCAACATCATCGCCGTCGGCGCCGGCAAGGGCGGCGTGGGCAAGTCTACCGTCGCGGTGAATCTGGCGGTGGGCCTCGCTCGCTTCGGCGCCCGAGTCGGCCTGCTCGACGGCGATATCTACGGCCCGTCCATGCCCACCATGCTCGGCTTGCGCGCCAACGAGGTCAAAGCCCGCGGCAACATGATCCAGCCGTTCCAGGCGCACGGCATCGTGGCGATGACCATCGGCGTGCTCGTCGAGCCAGAGAAGCCGCTCATCTGGCGCGGGCCCATGGCCCACGGCGCCTTCCGCCAGCTCGCCACCCAGACCGAGTGGGGCGAACTCGACTACCTCATCATCGACCTGCCGCCGGGCACCGGCGATGTGCCCCTCACCCTCGCGCAGATGCTCGCGCTCACCGGCGCCGTCATCGTCTGCACGCCTCAGCGCGTGGCCCAGGATGACGCCCGCCGCGCCGTGCGCATGTTCCAGCAGCTCGGCGTGCACATCCTCGGCGTGGTCGAGAACATGAGTTACTTTGTCTGCGAGCACGGCACGGAGTACGACATCTTCGGTCGCGGCGGCGCGGAAGTGATGGCGCAGGAAATGAACCTGCCCTTCCTCGGCGGCATTCCCATCACCACCGAGCTGCGCGCCAACGGCGACAGCGGCAATCCCACCGCCAACTTCGAACAGGTCGGCCCGCTGGCCGACTCACTCAACCGCATCGTGCAGAACCTCGCCGCGCAGGTCTCCATGGCCACGATGCGCAACGTGGTCGCCCAGCCGACGCTGAGCATCTCGTGA